In Nomascus leucogenys isolate Asia chromosome 11, Asia_NLE_v1, whole genome shotgun sequence, the following proteins share a genomic window:
- the LOC100592346 gene encoding zinc finger protein 723-like, producing MGRGSPHSRGTGWLLPNNCSLFLGHSAVPSSLPYLRPEQGIKDSFQKVILRRYGKYGHDNLQLRKGCESVDECKMHQWGYDQLNQRLTTTPSTIFQCDKYVKVFHKFSRSNSHKIRHTGNNSFKCKECGKLFSMLSHLTQHERHHTSVNCYKCEECGKACNWSSAPTRHKRIHTREKPYKCEECGNAFTVSSSLIQHKRIHTGEKPYKCKECGKAFKQSSHFATHKRVHTGEKPYNCEECGKAFSQSSHLIRHKVIHTGEKTYKCEECDKAFNLSGHLTIHKRIHTGEKPYKCEECGKAINQSSALNTHKIIHTGERPYKCKQCGKDLTNPQPLLNMIIHTKRKPYKYEECGKAFN from the exons ATGGGACGAGGGAGTCCTCACTCCAGGGGAACTGGCTGGTTGCTGCCGAACAACTGCTCATTGTTTCTAGGCCACTCTGCAgttccctcttctctcccat acctacGGCCAGAGCAGGGCATAAAAGATTCTTTCCAAAAAGTAATACTGAGAAGATATGGAAAATATGGACATGACAATTTACAATTAAGAAAAGGCTGTGAAAGTGTAGATGAGTGTAAGATGCACCAATGGGGTTATGATCAACTTAACCAACGTTTGACAACCACCCCGAGCACAATATTTCAGTGTGATAAATATGTGAAAGTCTTTCATAAATTTTCAAGGTCAAATAGCCATAAGATAAGACATACTGGAAATAATTCtttcaaatgtaaagaatgtggcaaattATTTAGCATGCTTTCACACCTAACTCAACACGAAAGACATCATACTAGTGTGAATtgttacaaatgtgaagaatgtggcaaagcctgcAATTGGTCCTCAGCCCCTACTcgacataagagaattcataccagagagaaaccctacaaatgtgaagaatgtggcaacgCCTTTACTGTGTCCTCAAGCCTTATTCagcataagagaattcatactggagaaaaaccctacaaatgtaaagaatgtggcaaagcctttaagcAGTCCTCACACTTTGCTACACATAAGagagttcatactggagagaaaccctacaactgtgaagaatgtggcaaagccttcagcCAGTCCTCACACCTCATTAGACATAAGgtaattcacactggagagaaaacctacaaatgtgaagaatgtgacaaagCTTTTAACCTCTCTGGACACCTTACTatacataagagaattcatactggagagaaaccctacaaatgtgaagaatgtggcaaagccatTAACCAGTCCTCAGCTCTTAAtacacataagataattcatactggagaaagaCCTTACAAATGTAAACAATGTGGAAAGGATTTAACCAACCCTCAACCCTTACTAAACATGATAATTCATACTAAAAGGAAACCCTACAAAtatgaagaatgtggcaaagcttttaactaG